The following are from one region of the Actinoplanes sp. L3-i22 genome:
- a CDS encoding acetyl-CoA carboxylase biotin carboxylase subunit family protein, with protein sequence MSRDDRRRVLVLDGAKRRFRQVAPAFADSCDFRTVDAVDAAPGSGPDLLREVAAAMQREDFTHVVATSESNMLKAAFIRSSFGLPGPGFEEILPVTDKWRMKQVVRGRVPAARGWSSSTVAAGRAELPGRVVVKPTLSSSARGVELLDAAAAVRRMRQEHSMWLVEEVVAVRRELHCDGVLRAGRVVWSCVSAYDRPVIEATGSRGSLHLAPDDPLAAAADVVVRQAFDALPVRDGVFHLELFVDAAGNMIFGEVALRPAGGGVATSIGSVTGVDLWEHFVAAQVGIDRPAPTGGVPPGRWAGVLMIRQDSAYGPDEVAALPGVVRLEAGNMRAGSAAAHSCDCSHYVYFDAGSRADFDRITDAVGGVRFS encoded by the coding sequence ATGTCTCGTGACGATCGTCGCCGGGTGCTGGTGCTCGACGGGGCCAAGCGGCGCTTCCGTCAGGTGGCCCCGGCGTTCGCGGACTCGTGCGACTTCCGCACCGTCGACGCGGTGGACGCCGCGCCCGGCTCGGGGCCGGACCTGCTGCGCGAGGTCGCCGCGGCCATGCAGCGGGAGGACTTCACCCACGTCGTGGCGACCTCCGAGAGCAACATGCTCAAGGCGGCCTTCATCCGCAGCAGCTTCGGCCTGCCCGGCCCGGGATTCGAGGAGATCCTGCCGGTCACCGACAAGTGGCGGATGAAGCAGGTGGTGCGGGGCCGGGTGCCCGCGGCCCGCGGCTGGTCGTCCAGCACCGTCGCCGCGGGCCGGGCCGAGCTGCCCGGCCGGGTCGTCGTCAAACCCACCCTGTCGTCGTCCGCTCGCGGCGTCGAGCTGCTGGACGCCGCGGCCGCGGTGCGGCGGATGCGACAGGAGCACTCGATGTGGCTGGTCGAGGAGGTCGTCGCGGTCCGCCGGGAGCTGCACTGCGACGGCGTGCTGCGCGCCGGCCGGGTCGTCTGGTCCTGCGTGTCGGCGTACGACCGGCCGGTGATCGAGGCCACCGGTTCCCGCGGCAGCCTGCACCTGGCGCCGGACGACCCGCTCGCCGCCGCCGCGGACGTCGTGGTGCGCCAGGCGTTCGACGCCCTGCCTGTACGCGACGGCGTCTTCCACCTGGAGCTGTTCGTCGACGCCGCCGGAAACATGATCTTCGGCGAGGTGGCCCTGCGCCCGGCCGGCGGCGGGGTGGCGACGTCGATCGGCTCGGTGACCGGGGTGGACCTCTGGGAACACTTCGTCGCCGCCCAGGTCGGCATCGACCGGCCGGCGCCCACCGGCGGCGTGCCCCCGGGCCGATGGGCCGGCGTGCTGATGATCCGGCAGGACTCCGCGTACGGCCCGGACGAGGTCGCCGCGCTGCCGGGCGTCGTGCGTCTGGAGGCCGGGAACATGCGGGCCGGATCCGCTGCCGCGCACAGCTGCGACTGCAGCCATTACGTCTACTTCGACGCCGGCAGCAGGGCCGACTTCGACCGGATCACCGACGCGGTGGGCGGGGTCCGATTCTCCTGA
- a CDS encoding acetyl-CoA carboxylase biotin carboxylase subunit family protein has product MSIVVLGYRAGMAEALARRGQPTYYLVEKVKPGLPEPFRVVRDLEDGQEVLRALMTGAVPVSGVVTGHEQGVFTAALVRSALDVPVGSRDVAATLRFRDKYLQKRALSGVVPTARCERLTREADFGDLAARLGAPFVVKPSNGHGSHRTAVVGTAAALRGYLREAGEHGDDQFVAESFVDGEEFHVDGLWDGTRVTWSNTGVYLAPPISAYSGTPLSEMLIGTAGESEYAAAAEKLADTVLSTLGAAPTVFHLEGFRRPGTGELVFGECALRLPGGRVPECTRHAYGIDLYEAAVAFALGETPPVPDPAATGIPTGYVLLRQDRTGERGADYYREHYDVVDLAMRAEPSPGVPYEQVGYAILTHPDRDELRRRLTAMVRENAESSHVS; this is encoded by the coding sequence GTGTCGATCGTCGTGCTCGGTTACCGGGCCGGAATGGCGGAAGCGCTCGCCCGCCGTGGCCAACCGACGTACTACCTGGTGGAGAAGGTCAAACCCGGGCTGCCCGAACCCTTCCGGGTGGTCCGTGACCTGGAGGACGGGCAGGAGGTGCTCCGGGCGCTGATGACCGGCGCCGTGCCGGTGTCCGGTGTCGTCACCGGGCATGAGCAGGGCGTGTTCACGGCAGCCCTGGTCCGGTCGGCGCTCGACGTGCCGGTCGGGAGTCGCGATGTCGCGGCCACGCTCCGGTTCCGGGACAAGTATCTGCAGAAACGCGCGCTGAGCGGGGTCGTCCCGACAGCCCGTTGTGAACGGCTGACCAGGGAGGCCGACTTCGGCGACCTGGCCGCGCGGCTGGGCGCTCCCTTCGTCGTCAAACCCTCGAACGGGCACGGCTCGCACCGCACCGCGGTGGTCGGCACGGCGGCGGCCCTCCGCGGCTACCTCCGGGAGGCCGGCGAGCACGGTGACGACCAGTTCGTGGCCGAATCGTTCGTCGACGGCGAGGAGTTCCACGTCGACGGCCTGTGGGACGGCACGCGGGTCACCTGGAGCAACACCGGCGTGTACCTGGCGCCCCCGATCTCCGCCTACTCCGGCACCCCGCTCAGCGAGATGCTGATCGGTACGGCCGGCGAGTCGGAGTACGCCGCCGCCGCGGAGAAGCTCGCGGACACGGTGCTGAGCACGCTCGGCGCCGCGCCCACCGTGTTCCACCTGGAGGGTTTCCGGCGTCCCGGAACCGGCGAGCTGGTCTTCGGCGAGTGCGCCCTGCGCCTTCCCGGGGGCCGGGTGCCGGAGTGCACCCGGCACGCGTACGGCATCGACCTGTACGAGGCCGCGGTCGCCTTCGCCCTGGGGGAGACCCCGCCGGTGCCGGATCCGGCCGCGACCGGCATCCCGACGGGTTACGTGCTGTTGCGTCAGGACCGCACCGGCGAGCGCGGGGCCGACTACTACCGGGAGCACTACGACGTGGTGGATCTGGCGATGCGCGCCGAACCGTCGCCGGGGGTGCCGTACGAGCAGGTCGGGTACGCCATCCTGACTCACCCCGACCGGGACGAGTTGCGCCGGCGGCTCACCGCGATGGTCCGCGAGAACGCGGAGTCCAGCCATGTCTCGTGA
- a CDS encoding MFS transporter, protein MPPRPARPACGPGVVIEADGGVGKAPPHPAPPGLIPGVRRLVAISLINQVGSGAFAGVLVLFLVSFLGLRQNTANTLLSLAAGVGLVSLVPLGVLADRVGLGRMLRAGCLAAFLMAGILTLVRSPVAAGICYVLLVLFDRACNVARNALVPTLATGRDGPRVKARIRSVSNLGYGLGAAIGAGLLAVMPQRGFAAAVLLNAASYAACAVLARTLDESSAPAVKRVARRPGADRRYLGFVAVNGTLSLFLPVFELMLPVLLVSRYGGPSWIIGLCLALNTAAVAGLQTFATRGITDWVSSVRAARVGAAVATAGLAILAAGAGLGGPWLVAAAIAGTLVHVTGEMRGVAGQWELQMGFAPHGRQGQYQATNALGLGAARMLAPWLVALMSASLGIGLAVLVAVLMLAAAVLGPVARRVVANRAQIGVVAPGFGG, encoded by the coding sequence ATGCCCCCGCGGCCCGCTCGTCCGGCCTGCGGGCCCGGTGTGGTGATCGAGGCGGACGGCGGGGTGGGGAAGGCCCCTCCGCACCCCGCGCCACCAGGGCTCATCCCCGGCGTCCGGCGGCTGGTCGCCATCTCGCTGATCAACCAGGTGGGCAGCGGCGCCTTCGCCGGCGTGCTGGTCCTGTTCCTCGTGTCGTTCCTGGGCCTGCGGCAGAACACCGCGAACACCCTGCTGAGCCTGGCCGCGGGAGTCGGTCTGGTCAGCCTCGTCCCGCTGGGCGTGCTGGCCGACCGGGTCGGCCTGGGCCGCATGCTCCGGGCCGGCTGCCTCGCCGCGTTCCTGATGGCCGGGATCCTGACGCTGGTCCGGAGCCCGGTCGCCGCCGGAATCTGCTACGTCCTGCTCGTCCTGTTCGACCGGGCGTGCAACGTCGCCCGCAACGCGCTGGTGCCGACCCTCGCCACCGGGCGGGACGGACCGCGCGTCAAGGCCCGGATCCGGTCGGTGTCCAATCTCGGGTACGGGCTGGGCGCGGCGATCGGCGCCGGCCTGCTGGCGGTGATGCCGCAGCGCGGATTCGCGGCCGCGGTGCTGCTCAACGCCGCCTCGTACGCGGCGTGCGCGGTCCTGGCCCGGACCCTCGACGAGTCGTCGGCCCCCGCCGTGAAGCGGGTCGCCCGGCGGCCCGGCGCGGACCGGCGGTACCTCGGCTTCGTCGCCGTCAACGGGACCCTGAGCCTGTTCCTGCCGGTCTTCGAGCTGATGTTGCCGGTTCTGCTGGTCAGCCGGTACGGCGGTCCGTCCTGGATCATCGGGCTCTGCCTGGCCCTGAACACCGCGGCCGTCGCCGGCCTGCAGACCTTCGCGACCCGGGGGATCACCGACTGGGTGTCCAGTGTGCGGGCCGCCCGCGTCGGAGCGGCGGTCGCCACGGCCGGCCTGGCGATTCTGGCAGCCGGCGCGGGTCTGGGCGGACCGTGGCTGGTGGCCGCGGCGATCGCGGGCACCTTGGTGCACGTCACCGGCGAGATGCGCGGTGTCGCGGGGCAGTGGGAGCTGCAGATGGGATTCGCTCCGCACGGCCGGCAGGGGCAGTACCAGGCCACCAACGCGCTGGGTCTGGGCGCGGCCCGGATGCTCGCCCCCTGGCTGGTCGCGTTGATGTCCGCCTCGCTCGGGATCGGGCTCGCGGTCCTGGTCGCGGTGCTGATGCTCGCGGCGGCGGTGCTCGGCCCGGTCGCGCGACGGGTCGTGGCGAACCGTGCCCAGATCGGCGTGGTGGCGCCGGGCTTCGGCGGATAG
- a CDS encoding TauD/TfdA family dioxygenase, which yields MKSTDVLTAARIQETAIDADGRVDADLAGRVREVLDDQGIALIHGFPREPDAYVAFLRTFGEPFENYSASGKMHDDEPHPVLNRVKYRAPETRQSSSVHYIDGSLTPHSARAWTDPRPAFFSMYMVDAGWRDLPAGQNGESIFVRWHDLFKNEAADQDFQSHLKILTESPLVFRSKNVEEAISELPLVYPLSDAQDEFDHGVRMKQDLLAVLGDNKGGSEIGPEYLAAAEALVAAAARSTNQIQFNMETGDVVIVDNDRVSHGRTGMVGESEIDGERALNPREIWSTTLR from the coding sequence GTGAAATCCACAGACGTGCTGACCGCCGCCCGGATCCAGGAGACGGCGATCGACGCGGACGGCCGCGTCGACGCCGACCTCGCCGGTCGGGTCCGCGAGGTTCTCGACGACCAGGGCATCGCGCTGATTCACGGCTTCCCCCGGGAGCCCGACGCGTACGTCGCCTTCCTGCGAACCTTCGGGGAGCCGTTCGAGAACTACTCGGCCTCCGGGAAGATGCACGACGACGAGCCGCACCCGGTGCTCAACCGGGTCAAGTACCGGGCGCCGGAGACCCGTCAGTCCTCGTCCGTGCACTACATCGACGGGTCGCTCACCCCGCACTCGGCGCGTGCCTGGACCGACCCCAGGCCGGCGTTCTTCTCCATGTACATGGTGGATGCCGGCTGGCGTGACCTGCCGGCCGGGCAGAACGGCGAGTCGATCTTCGTGCGGTGGCACGACCTGTTCAAGAACGAGGCGGCCGACCAGGACTTCCAGTCGCACCTGAAGATCCTCACCGAGAGCCCCCTGGTGTTCCGGTCGAAGAACGTCGAGGAGGCGATCTCGGAGTTGCCGCTGGTGTACCCGCTGTCCGACGCCCAGGACGAGTTCGACCACGGCGTGCGGATGAAGCAGGACCTGCTCGCCGTGCTGGGCGACAACAAGGGCGGATCCGAGATCGGCCCGGAGTATCTCGCCGCCGCCGAGGCGCTGGTCGCCGCCGCCGCTCGGAGCACGAACCAGATCCAGTTCAACATGGAGACCGGCGACGTCGTGATCGTCGACAACGACCGGGTCTCGCACGGTCGTACCGGCATGGTCGGCGAGTCGGAGATCGACGGCGAGCGGGCGCTCAACCCGCGCGAGATCTGGAGCACCACCCTGCGATGA
- the hsaB gene encoding 3-hydroxy-9,10-secoandrosta-1,3,5(10)-triene-9,17-dione monooxygenase reductase subunit: MTTPTRVDAREFRRVFGHFCTGVTIITTAGPAGFACQAFVPLSLDPPMVLFCPQATSRTWQRIRETGVFCVNVLAAGDHELSRAFGASHPDKFAGVAWSPSPLGAPILHGALTWAECAVAAVHPGGDHAIVTGEVQTLGECRDGDPLLFFKGRYRSAAPPPPSATTEVVDTLLAWPRHTDWI, translated from the coding sequence GTGACCACCCCGACCCGGGTGGACGCGCGCGAGTTCCGCCGGGTGTTCGGCCACTTCTGCACCGGCGTCACGATCATCACCACGGCCGGTCCGGCGGGGTTCGCGTGCCAGGCGTTCGTGCCGCTCTCGCTGGACCCGCCGATGGTGCTGTTCTGTCCGCAGGCGACCTCGCGCACCTGGCAGCGGATCCGGGAGACCGGCGTGTTCTGCGTCAACGTCCTCGCCGCGGGCGACCACGAGCTGTCCCGCGCGTTCGGCGCCAGCCACCCGGACAAGTTCGCCGGCGTCGCCTGGTCCCCGTCCCCGCTCGGCGCCCCGATCCTGCACGGCGCGCTGACCTGGGCCGAGTGCGCGGTGGCGGCGGTCCACCCGGGCGGCGACCACGCCATAGTCACCGGCGAGGTCCAGACCTTGGGCGAATGCCGGGACGGTGACCCGCTGCTGTTCTTCAAGGGCCGCTACCGCTCCGCCGCTCCGCCGCCGCCGTCCGCCACCACCGAGGTCGTCGACACCCTGCTCGCGTGGCCCCGCCACACCGACTGGATCTGA
- the hsaC gene encoding iron-dependent extradiol dioxygenase HsaC, with product MTLIRALGYLRVEATDVPAWREFGVKVLGMVEGRGPDPAAVYLRMDDLPARIVVVPGAVDRLAASGWEVASPSDFAGLIGVLEAAGIGFKPAGADELAARRVAEMISVDDPAGNHLEFFCGAALDTRPAISPYGTRFVTGDQGMGHVVLPAFDDEASLRFWTEVLGFRLRDSMVLHPSLVGAEPGDKPLWMRFLGCNPRHHSVALAPIPAPTGLIHLMTETASVDDVGRAIDRCARNKAPMISTLGRHANDDMISFYVRTPSGFDIEYGTAGLTVDDTTWVARQTTAHSVWGHRFAAGGHG from the coding sequence GTGACTCTCATCCGAGCCCTCGGCTACCTGCGGGTCGAGGCCACCGACGTGCCGGCCTGGCGCGAGTTCGGCGTCAAGGTGCTCGGCATGGTCGAGGGCCGCGGCCCCGACCCGGCCGCCGTCTACCTGCGCATGGACGACCTGCCCGCGCGGATCGTGGTGGTGCCCGGTGCCGTCGATCGCCTGGCCGCCAGCGGCTGGGAGGTGGCCTCGCCGTCGGATTTCGCGGGCCTGATCGGTGTCCTGGAGGCGGCCGGCATCGGCTTCAAACCGGCCGGCGCGGACGAGCTCGCCGCCCGGCGCGTCGCCGAGATGATCAGCGTCGACGACCCGGCCGGCAACCACCTCGAGTTCTTCTGCGGCGCGGCCCTGGACACCCGGCCGGCGATCAGCCCGTACGGGACCAGGTTCGTCACCGGCGATCAGGGCATGGGCCACGTGGTCCTGCCGGCCTTCGACGACGAGGCGTCGCTGCGCTTCTGGACCGAGGTGCTCGGCTTCCGGCTGCGCGACTCGATGGTGCTGCACCCCTCGCTGGTGGGGGCGGAGCCCGGCGACAAACCGCTGTGGATGCGCTTCCTCGGCTGCAACCCCCGGCACCACAGCGTCGCGCTCGCCCCGATCCCGGCGCCCACCGGCCTGATCCACCTGATGACCGAGACCGCGTCGGTCGACGACGTGGGCCGGGCCATCGACCGCTGCGCCCGGAACAAGGCCCCGATGATCTCCACGTTGGGCCGGCATGCCAACGACGACATGATCTCCTTCTACGTACGGACCCCGAGCGGCTTCGACATCGAATACGGCACGGCCGGCCTGACCGTCGACGACACCACGTGGGTGGCCCGGCAGACCACCGCGCACAGCGTGTGGGGCCATCGGTTCGCGGCCGGCGGCCACGGGTGA
- the hsaD gene encoding 4,5:9,10-diseco-3-hydroxy-5,9,17-trioxoandrosta-1(10),2-diene-4-oate hydrolase: MTLSFHRAGPTGARPVVLLHGGGPGASAMSNFARTIPVFAKTFDTLAVDQPGYGGSELGELTGQYFTHSADALAALLDELGLDRVDLIGNSLGGGTAVRFALNHPSRAGRLLLMGPGGLSLNVFAADPTEGVKRLGAFGAAPTRERMAAFLRTLVFDPALITDELIDERLATAGDSATLRAMGASFAGPHFEEGLLWRDAHRLRNEVLLVWGREDRVNPLDGALVALKVIRRCRLHVFGGCGHWAHLEKFDEFNRLAFDFLEGDRP; the protein is encoded by the coding sequence ATGACACTCTCGTTCCACCGGGCCGGACCCACCGGCGCCCGACCCGTCGTCCTGCTGCACGGCGGGGGACCGGGCGCCTCGGCGATGAGCAACTTCGCGCGTACGATCCCGGTCTTCGCCAAGACGTTCGACACGCTCGCGGTCGACCAGCCGGGATACGGCGGATCCGAGCTCGGCGAGCTCACCGGGCAGTACTTCACCCACTCCGCCGACGCGCTCGCGGCACTGCTCGACGAGCTCGGCCTCGACCGGGTCGACCTGATCGGCAACTCGCTCGGCGGCGGCACCGCGGTCCGGTTCGCACTGAACCACCCGTCGCGGGCCGGGCGGCTGCTGCTGATGGGCCCCGGCGGGCTCAGCCTGAACGTGTTCGCCGCCGACCCCACCGAGGGGGTCAAACGGCTCGGCGCGTTCGGGGCGGCCCCGACCCGCGAGCGGATGGCGGCGTTCCTGCGCACGCTCGTCTTCGACCCGGCGTTGATCACCGACGAGCTGATCGACGAGCGGCTGGCCACCGCCGGCGACTCCGCCACGCTGCGGGCCATGGGCGCCTCCTTCGCCGGCCCGCACTTCGAGGAGGGCCTGCTCTGGCGGGACGCGCACCGGCTGCGCAACGAAGTGTTGCTGGTCTGGGGCCGCGAGGACCGGGTCAACCCGCTCGACGGCGCGCTGGTCGCCCTGAAGGTGATCCGCCGCTGCCGGCTGCACGTCTTCGGTGGCTGCGGGCACTGGGCGCACCTGGAGAAGTTCGACGAGTTCAACCGCCTGGCGTTCGACTTCCTGGAAGGGGACCGTCCGTGA